The Halobellus sp. MBLA0158 genome has a window encoding:
- the rbcL gene encoding type III ribulose-bisphosphate carboxylase: MAGITYEDFIDLSYEPADSDLVCAFRIAPAEGMDVADAASRVASESSNGTWAALPTGEGFTDMGATAFAIDDGEVAAGETTEIRVAYPAGLFEPGSMPQILSCIAGNILGMKAVDSIRLLDCEWPEGLATSFMGPQFGSDVREEIFGVSDRPILATVPKPKVGLSTERHAQVGYEAWTGGVDLLKDDENLTDQDFNPFHDRLVESLAQRDRAEDETGEPKSYLINVTAGTNEMLERVDQVAAEGCEYVMVDVITCGWAAVQAVRERCEELGLAIHAHRAMHAAFDRLPHHGVSMRVLAQIARLVGVDQLHTGTAGLGKLANEDTVGINAWLRDDLYGLSDVLPVASGGLHPGLVPDLLDATGTNVCVQAGGGIHGHPDGTHEGAKALRAAVEAYAEGISLESKADESPALATAIDKWGTETPR, encoded by the coding sequence ATGGCTGGAATCACCTACGAGGACTTCATCGACCTGTCGTACGAGCCCGCCGACTCGGACCTCGTCTGCGCCTTCCGGATCGCGCCCGCGGAGGGGATGGACGTCGCCGACGCGGCCTCGCGGGTCGCCTCCGAGTCCTCGAACGGGACGTGGGCCGCGCTCCCGACGGGCGAGGGGTTCACCGATATGGGCGCGACGGCCTTCGCGATCGACGACGGCGAGGTCGCCGCGGGCGAGACGACCGAGATCAGAGTCGCCTACCCCGCGGGCCTGTTCGAGCCCGGCAGTATGCCGCAGATCCTCTCGTGCATCGCGGGCAACATCCTCGGGATGAAGGCGGTCGACTCGATCCGCCTCTTGGACTGCGAGTGGCCTGAGGGCCTCGCGACCTCCTTTATGGGCCCGCAGTTCGGCTCCGACGTCCGGGAGGAGATCTTCGGCGTCTCCGACCGGCCGATCCTCGCGACCGTCCCCAAGCCGAAGGTCGGCCTCTCGACCGAGCGCCACGCCCAGGTGGGATACGAGGCCTGGACCGGCGGCGTCGACCTCCTGAAGGACGACGAGAACCTCACCGACCAGGACTTCAATCCCTTCCACGACCGCCTCGTCGAGAGCCTCGCCCAGCGCGACCGGGCGGAAGACGAGACCGGCGAGCCGAAGTCCTACCTCATCAACGTCACCGCGGGCACGAACGAGATGCTCGAACGCGTCGACCAGGTCGCCGCGGAGGGCTGTGAGTACGTGATGGTCGACGTGATCACCTGCGGCTGGGCCGCGGTCCAGGCCGTCCGCGAGCGCTGCGAGGAACTGGGCCTCGCGATCCACGCCCATCGGGCGATGCACGCCGCCTTCGACCGCCTGCCCCATCACGGCGTCTCGATGCGCGTGCTCGCCCAGATCGCGCGCCTCGTCGGCGTCGACCAGCTCCACACCGGGACCGCCGGCCTCGGCAAACTGGCGAACGAGGACACCGTCGGCATCAACGCGTGGCTCCGCGACGATCTCTACGGCCTCTCCGACGTCCTCCCGGTCGCCTCCGGCGGGCTCCACCCGGGGCTCGTCCCCGATCTTTTGGACGCGACGGGCACGAACGTCTGCGTCCAGGCGGGCGGCGGGATCCACGGCCACCCCGACGGCACCCACGAGGGCGCGAAGGCGCTCCGCGCGGCCGTCGAGGCCTACGCCGAGGGCATCTCCCTCGAATCGAAGGCCGACGAGAGCCCGGCGCTCGCGACGGCGATCGACAAGTGGGGCACCGAGACGCCGCGGTAG
- a CDS encoding ribose 1,5-bisphosphate isomerase, with protein sequence MTDAPEREVAEEVSRIAEDIDTMEIRGAATIADAAARALAAQADASEAESPSAFLDELRAAARVLCDTRPTAVSLPNALRYVFRDVRGATVEELRESVRESADEFCERLDTAQHDLGRVGANRLRDGDTIMTHCHSTDVLACVEGAVEQGKSLSAYVKETRPRNQGHITAEALSEMGVDVTLIVDSAARRYLNDVDHVLVGADSIAADGSVINKIGTSGLAVNARDRGTPIVCAAQTIKLHPGTLTGHTVEIEMRDESEVIDPETASEIGDPEVLNPAFDVTPPRYVDAIITERGQFPPESIVTLMRELFGESPIQPWEL encoded by the coding sequence ATGACCGACGCTCCCGAACGCGAGGTGGCCGAGGAGGTCAGCCGCATCGCCGAGGACATCGACACGATGGAGATCCGCGGCGCGGCCACGATCGCCGACGCCGCCGCGCGCGCCCTCGCGGCGCAGGCCGACGCGAGCGAGGCCGAGTCGCCGTCGGCGTTCCTCGACGAACTCCGCGCGGCCGCCCGCGTCCTCTGTGACACCCGCCCGACCGCGGTCAGTCTGCCGAACGCGCTCCGGTACGTCTTCCGCGACGTCCGCGGCGCGACTGTCGAGGAACTCCGCGAGAGCGTCCGCGAGAGCGCCGACGAGTTCTGCGAGCGGCTGGACACCGCCCAGCACGACCTCGGCCGCGTGGGCGCGAACCGCCTCCGCGACGGCGACACGATTATGACTCACTGCCACTCGACGGACGTGCTGGCCTGCGTCGAGGGCGCCGTCGAGCAGGGCAAGTCGCTGTCGGCGTACGTCAAGGAGACCCGCCCGCGGAATCAGGGCCACATCACCGCCGAGGCCCTGAGCGAGATGGGCGTCGACGTGACGCTCATCGTCGACTCCGCGGCGCGGCGCTACCTCAACGACGTCGATCACGTCCTCGTCGGGGCCGACAGCATTGCCGCCGACGGCTCCGTCATCAACAAGATCGGAACGAGCGGGCTCGCGGTCAACGCCCGCGACCGCGGCACGCCGATCGTCTGTGCGGCCCAGACGATCAAGCTCCACCCGGGGACGCTCACCGGACACACGGTCGAGATCGAGATGCGCGACGAGTCGGAGGTGATCGATCCCGAGACTGCGAGCGAGATCGGCGATCCCGAGGTACTCAACCCCGCGTTCGACGTGACGCCGCCGCGGTACGTCGACGCGATCATCACCGAGCGCGGGCAGTTCCCCCCGGAGAGCATCGTCACGCTGATGCGCGAGCTGTTCGGCGAGAGCCCGATCCAGCCCTGGGAGCTGTGA
- the trxA gene encoding thioredoxin encodes MSESPSAEDELDEIRRQKREELASQIEDGEEPSEPDSGAAPSEPIHINGSAELQETVSTYDVVLVDFYADWCGPCKMLEPTVESLAADTDAAVAKVDIDQNQPLAGQYQVRGVPTLLLFSDGEPVEQVVGVRDESTLRSLIEQYL; translated from the coding sequence ATGAGCGAATCACCAAGCGCAGAGGACGAACTCGACGAGATCAGACGACAGAAGCGCGAGGAGCTGGCGTCCCAGATCGAGGACGGTGAAGAACCAAGTGAGCCGGATTCCGGCGCCGCGCCGTCGGAGCCGATCCACATAAACGGCTCGGCGGAGCTCCAAGAGACCGTCTCGACCTACGACGTTGTGTTGGTCGACTTCTACGCGGACTGGTGCGGACCGTGCAAGATGCTCGAACCGACGGTCGAGTCGCTGGCGGCGGATACCGACGCCGCCGTCGCGAAGGTCGACATCGACCAGAATCAGCCGCTCGCGGGGCAGTACCAGGTGCGCGGCGTCCCGACGCTGCTCCTGTTCAGCGACGGCGAGCCCGTCGAGCAGGTCGTCGGCGTCCGCGACGAGTCGACGCTGCGCTCGCTGATCGAGCAGTACCTGTAA
- a CDS encoding DUF7521 family protein → MPHTTASASIATGIVVVKTGILVLGGLITYFSLKAYRNTGTRALRALAIGFGIITLGALLGGTMDFILGVDLATGILIDAALTFVGFAVITYSLYAD, encoded by the coding sequence ATGCCACACACAACCGCATCCGCGAGCATCGCAACGGGTATCGTCGTGGTGAAGACGGGGATCCTCGTCCTCGGCGGACTCATCACGTACTTCTCACTGAAAGCGTACCGCAACACCGGCACCCGAGCGCTCCGAGCGCTCGCGATCGGGTTCGGGATCATCACGCTCGGGGCGCTCCTCGGCGGGACGATGGACTTCATCCTCGGGGTCGACCTCGCGACGGGGATCCTCATCGACGCCGCGCTGACGTTCGTCGGGTTCGCGGTCATCACCTACTCGCTGTACGCCGACTGA
- a CDS encoding helix-turn-helix domain-containing protein, which produces MAREPSAEESADLRSVLDALDDEDARAIIRALDEPHTASELSENCDIPLSTTYRKLDLLTEAELLEEGTEIRSDGHHTTTYAVAFEEVRIALTESRHLDVDVVRLEQSPEDRLADIWTAVREET; this is translated from the coding sequence ATGGCGCGCGAGCCGTCCGCGGAGGAATCGGCCGATCTCCGGTCAGTCCTCGATGCGCTCGACGACGAGGACGCGAGAGCCATCATCCGGGCACTCGACGAGCCGCACACCGCGAGCGAGCTCTCGGAGAACTGTGACATCCCGCTTTCGACCACGTACCGGAAGCTGGACCTGCTGACCGAGGCCGAACTCCTCGAGGAGGGGACCGAAATCCGCTCCGATGGACACCACACGACCACCTACGCCGTCGCGTTCGAGGAGGTCCGCATCGCGCTGACGGAGTCCAGGCACCTCGACGTGGACGTCGTCCGACTGGAGCAGAGCCCCGAAGACCGGCTCGCAGACATCTGGACCGCCGTTCGGGAGGAAACGTAA
- a CDS encoding succinylglutamate desuccinylase/aspartoacylase family protein, with protein MTDPKPFRYDAEVPPGKTRHLRYEISETYLGDPVEIPVTIINGEHGGPTAFLSAALHGDELNGVKVLQEVAGRYDPAEIHGTIVCVHVANVPGYLAQQRYIPIYDQDLNRSFPGKAGSNTAERMANQIYERFVKPCDFGLDFHTSTRNRTTMYHVRADTSKPDVDRLARAFASNLILSGEADSGSLRTVATNDGIPTITVEMGRAHRFQPALIDRALDGVESVFAEYGLLPDAEVRWPGWTRVVDSGADKTWLRADTGGLVEMQYGPVPLVYEGDTICTISDHFKEREKRVAAPFTGLIIGSLQNPVAAPGHPLCHLVSVDDATLREIEREVEAGEFSEQAWA; from the coding sequence GTGACAGACCCCAAACCCTTCCGGTACGACGCCGAGGTCCCGCCGGGCAAGACCCGCCACCTCCGCTATGAGATCAGCGAGACGTACCTCGGCGACCCCGTCGAGATCCCCGTGACGATCATCAACGGCGAGCACGGGGGTCCGACGGCCTTCCTCTCGGCGGCGCTCCACGGCGACGAGCTCAACGGGGTGAAGGTGCTCCAGGAGGTCGCCGGCCGCTACGACCCCGCGGAGATCCACGGGACGATCGTCTGCGTCCACGTCGCCAACGTCCCCGGCTACCTCGCCCAGCAGCGCTACATCCCGATCTACGACCAGGACCTCAACCGCTCGTTCCCCGGCAAGGCCGGCTCGAACACGGCCGAGCGGATGGCCAACCAGATCTACGAGCGGTTCGTCAAGCCCTGCGACTTCGGCCTCGACTTCCACACCTCGACGCGGAACCGGACCACGATGTACCACGTCCGCGCCGACACGTCGAAGCCCGACGTCGACCGCCTCGCGCGGGCCTTTGCCTCGAACCTCATCCTCTCGGGGGAGGCCGACTCGGGATCGCTCCGCACGGTCGCCACCAACGACGGGATCCCGACGATCACCGTCGAGATGGGGCGCGCACACCGCTTCCAGCCGGCGCTGATCGACCGCGCGCTCGACGGCGTCGAGAGCGTCTTCGCCGAGTACGGACTGCTGCCGGACGCCGAGGTCAGGTGGCCCGGCTGGACCCGCGTCGTCGACAGCGGCGCCGACAAGACATGGCTCCGCGCCGACACCGGCGGCCTGGTCGAGATGCAGTACGGCCCGGTCCCGCTCGTCTACGAGGGCGACACGATCTGCACCATCTCGGATCACTTCAAGGAGCGCGAAAAGCGCGTCGCGGCGCCGTTCACGGGGCTCATCATCGGCTCGCTCCAGAACCCGGTGGCCGCGCCCGGACACCCGCTCTGTCACCTGGTGAGCGTCGACGACGCGACGCTCCGGGAGATCGAGCGGGAGGTCGAGGCCGGGGAGTTCTCCGAGCAGGCGTGGGCGTAG
- a CDS encoding macro domain-containing protein, with protein sequence MEFTVVQGDIAQQSADALVNAAGTSLQMGSGVAGALRSAGGEALNQAAVAKGPIKLGAVAVTDAYDLDAEYVVHAAAMPHYGDGQATAESIRDATRNALERADDLGCESVVLPALGCGVAGFPLKEGARLIVEEIRAFEPDSLADVRFITYGDDSYETVSRVVDAVGIDGA encoded by the coding sequence ATGGAGTTCACCGTCGTCCAGGGCGACATCGCACAGCAGTCGGCGGACGCCCTCGTCAACGCCGCCGGGACGAGCCTCCAGATGGGCTCGGGCGTCGCGGGCGCGCTCCGCAGCGCCGGCGGCGAGGCGCTGAATCAGGCCGCCGTCGCGAAGGGACCGATCAAGCTCGGCGCCGTCGCCGTCACCGACGCCTACGACCTCGACGCCGAGTACGTCGTCCACGCGGCGGCGATGCCGCACTACGGCGACGGACAGGCCACGGCCGAGAGCATCCGCGACGCGACGCGGAACGCCCTCGAACGCGCCGACGACCTCGGCTGCGAATCGGTCGTGCTCCCCGCGCTCGGGTGCGGCGTCGCCGGCTTTCCCTTAAAGGAGGGCGCGCGGCTCATCGTCGAGGAGATCCGGGCCTTCGAGCCCGACTCCCTCGCGGACGTCCGTTTCATCACCTACGGGGACGACAGCTACGAGACGGTCTCGCGGGTCGTCGATGCGGTCGGAATCGACGGGGCGTGA
- a CDS encoding inositol monophosphatase family protein, with product MREASPDPAVLEAVAARAVRAGGDYLRRAFRDQEIEAEYGTHDVKSAADEAAEARIVDVIEDAYPDHAIHGEESGHNGEGRYEWVVDPLDGTNNFAAGLPSFASAVCVLRDGRPLVSAVYEPLPDTTYLARRDGGVTVDGEPTRAESDRSLPQGTVSFVVGLPAVRDETHRATAERVERAVSAECKRVINTWSPCVDWGLLATGHIEGLVAYRPDVYEHYAGTLLAREADVERRVVDLDGDGDDGAAEPDPADEIGVDGLYVAAPDREKLDDLLAAATGVIDGVDRSG from the coding sequence ATGCGCGAGGCATCACCCGACCCCGCGGTGCTTGAGGCGGTCGCGGCGCGCGCGGTCCGCGCCGGCGGCGACTATCTCAGGCGGGCCTTCCGCGATCAGGAGATCGAAGCCGAGTACGGCACCCACGACGTGAAGTCCGCGGCCGACGAGGCGGCCGAGGCCCGGATCGTCGACGTGATCGAAGACGCCTACCCCGACCACGCGATCCACGGCGAGGAGTCCGGCCACAACGGCGAGGGCCGCTACGAGTGGGTCGTCGACCCGCTCGACGGCACCAACAACTTCGCCGCGGGACTTCCCTCGTTCGCGTCGGCGGTCTGTGTCCTCCGCGACGGCCGCCCCCTCGTCTCGGCCGTCTACGAGCCCCTCCCGGACACGACCTACCTCGCGCGGCGCGACGGCGGCGTGACCGTCGACGGCGAACCGACGCGCGCCGAGAGCGACCGCTCGCTCCCCCAGGGCACCGTCTCGTTCGTCGTCGGCCTCCCGGCCGTCCGCGACGAGACGCACCGCGCGACCGCCGAGCGCGTCGAGCGCGCGGTCAGCGCCGAGTGCAAGCGCGTCATCAACACCTGGTCGCCCTGCGTCGACTGGGGGCTCCTCGCCACCGGCCACATCGAGGGCCTCGTCGCCTACCGGCCCGACGTCTACGAGCACTACGCCGGCACGCTGCTCGCCCGCGAGGCCGACGTCGAACGCCGGGTCGTCGACCTCGACGGCGATGGCGACGACGGCGCCGCAGAGCCCGATCCGGCCGACGAAATCGGCGTCGACGGGCTCTACGTCGCCGCGCCCGACCGCGAGAAACTGGACGACCTCCTCGCGGCCGCGACGGGCGTGATCGACGGCGTCGACCGCTCGGGGTAG
- a CDS encoding YqjF family protein, with amino-acid sequence MDLLQMRWRDALFAHWPVDPAVVSARLPEGLRVATYDGDAWLGVVGFVMADIRPCGAPLGLSFPELNLRTYVTRPGSDDHGVYFFSLDADDRLGVSVARRFFELPYYRAELRVDRTEGDDGPELTLRHRRTHPDVPPARFVGTYRPVGPESVPEAGSLEAFLTENYRFYTAGGGRLYYGDIDHPPWPLAPAEAEIESNTLFAANGFEAPEGEPLVHYSPGTEVTAGPLRRI; translated from the coding sequence ATGGACCTGCTCCAGATGCGGTGGCGCGACGCGCTGTTCGCCCACTGGCCGGTGGACCCCGCGGTCGTCTCCGCGCGGCTCCCCGAGGGGCTCCGCGTGGCGACCTACGACGGCGACGCGTGGCTCGGCGTCGTCGGCTTCGTGATGGCGGACATCCGCCCCTGCGGGGCGCCGCTGGGGCTGTCGTTCCCGGAGCTGAACCTCCGGACGTACGTCACGCGCCCCGGGAGCGACGACCACGGCGTCTACTTCTTCAGCCTCGACGCCGACGACCGCCTCGGCGTGTCGGTCGCGCGGCGGTTCTTCGAGCTCCCGTACTACCGCGCCGAGCTCCGCGTCGACCGAACAGAAGGCGACGACGGCCCGGAACTGACGCTGCGGCACAGGCGGACCCATCCGGACGTCCCGCCCGCGCGGTTCGTCGGGACCTATCGCCCGGTCGGCCCCGAGTCCGTCCCCGAGGCGGGGTCGCTGGAGGCGTTCCTGACCGAGAACTACCGCTTCTACACGGCCGGCGGCGGCCGGCTCTACTACGGCGACATCGACCACCCGCCCTGGCCGCTCGCGCCGGCCGAGGCCGAGATCGAATCGAACACGCTGTTCGCCGCGAACGGCTTCGAGGCGCCCGAGGGCGAGCCGCTCGTCCACTACTCGCCCGGCACCGAGGTCACGGCGGGTCCGCTCCGCCGGATCTGA
- a CDS encoding CopD family protein → MVLDTVMQTLHVLVGALWVGSVVFVAGAVLPSAVEGALDAAPLESIADRLVYLSRGASVVMLLTGGHLAGTGYTVASLTGTWRGHLVLAMLALWLVLTALVEIGRSRLVDGLREKRVRTPAEETATIFRAAAVVGVLLLVDAGLLASGFVLY, encoded by the coding sequence ATGGTACTCGACACTGTGATGCAGACGCTGCACGTCCTCGTCGGAGCGCTGTGGGTCGGAAGCGTCGTCTTCGTCGCCGGGGCGGTCCTCCCGTCGGCGGTCGAGGGCGCGCTCGACGCCGCGCCGCTGGAATCGATCGCCGATCGGCTCGTCTACCTCTCCCGCGGCGCCTCCGTGGTGATGCTGCTTACCGGCGGCCACCTCGCCGGGACGGGGTACACGGTCGCGAGCCTCACCGGGACCTGGCGGGGCCACCTCGTCCTGGCGATGCTCGCCCTGTGGCTCGTCCTGACCGCGCTCGTCGAGATCGGTCGGAGCCGACTCGTCGACGGCCTCCGCGAGAAGCGGGTCCGAACGCCCGCCGAGGAGACGGCGACGATCTTCCGAGCGGCCGCGGTCGTCGGCGTGTTGCTCCTCGTCGACGCCGGCCTGCTTGCCTCCGGGTTCGTCCTCTACTGA
- a CDS encoding PH domain-containing protein — protein sequence MNRLHPRIRLLWIARALITAAVLSGVALAARLTVAPPWVPAWTPAAVFVVLATLGVASAVLRYRVWRYEVREDSLYLERGVLTRVRTVVPFVRVQHVDTSRSPTERAVGLASTVVYTAGSRGADVSVPGLALDDADDLRERLKRLAIRSEGEDAV from the coding sequence ATGAACCGCCTCCATCCCCGCATTCGACTGCTCTGGATCGCGCGCGCCCTGATCACGGCGGCGGTGCTCTCCGGCGTCGCGCTCGCCGCTCGCCTGACCGTCGCCCCGCCGTGGGTTCCGGCCTGGACTCCGGCGGCCGTCTTCGTCGTTTTGGCTACCCTGGGTGTCGCAAGCGCGGTCCTCCGGTACCGCGTGTGGCGCTACGAGGTCCGCGAGGACTCGCTGTACTTGGAGCGGGGCGTCCTCACTCGCGTCCGGACGGTCGTCCCGTTCGTGCGGGTCCAGCACGTCGACACCTCCCGGTCGCCGACCGAGCGGGCCGTCGGCCTCGCGAGCACCGTCGTCTACACGGCGGGCTCCCGCGGCGCCGACGTGTCGGTGCCGGGGCTCGCGCTCGACGACGCCGACGACCTCCGCGAGCGGCTGAAGCGCCTGGCGATCCGCTCGGAGGGCGAAGACGCGGTCTGA
- a CDS encoding PH domain-containing protein, with amino-acid sequence MARSLSPLSVPYRVFQRGSGVVVALAFALVGGFDLPGIGPAGPLVVAALGLLAAGVLVGYEIAYVRRFSYALSADSLDIESGVLSRRSREIPLRRIQNVDISRNVLQRVLGIAVASFETAGGGETEAELRFVSFEEAKRLQRELGRLKRGEPEPGEEGESPQSGPETTELFALDRSELAILGALSVDLRVPGLLFVAVSTLGSSVVAGYLSALQGIAFAAVTGVALVGLALASWVVGAAASVVEYYDFRLVRSGDELQYERGLLQRYDGSIPFDKIQTLTIRDNPLKRRFGYATLYIETAGYAAGGSDGRSRGSEAAIPIAERDRILDLVEALEPVGDVDFERPPTRARRRYLVRYLLVVGVLAAALYGAQMLLSLPVPWWPPLLLAPVAVWFAHATWRHRGHWLGDTHVVTRNGVLRRETKIVPYYRIQTVIDSRNVFQRRLDLATVTIDTAGSLSLTGQDAAAVDVAGARADDLRAELEARLGRAVDAYRAGRAGIGFEDEDPAESTAEDGKAEEKDDRPTDDSEDVSSPNGPDNSVASRDQNGNGGPDVE; translated from the coding sequence ATGGCACGGAGCCTCTCGCCGCTGTCGGTGCCGTACCGGGTGTTCCAGCGCGGGAGCGGCGTCGTCGTCGCCCTCGCGTTCGCGCTCGTCGGCGGCTTCGACCTCCCGGGGATCGGCCCCGCGGGCCCGCTCGTCGTGGCCGCGCTCGGACTCCTCGCGGCCGGCGTCCTCGTCGGGTACGAGATCGCCTACGTCCGGCGGTTCAGCTACGCGCTCTCCGCGGACTCCCTCGACATCGAATCCGGCGTGCTCTCCCGACGGAGCCGGGAGATCCCGCTCCGGCGGATCCAGAACGTCGACATCTCGCGGAACGTGCTCCAGCGCGTCCTCGGCATCGCGGTCGCGTCCTTCGAGACCGCCGGTGGCGGCGAGACGGAGGCCGAACTCCGGTTCGTCTCCTTCGAGGAGGCGAAACGGCTCCAGCGCGAACTCGGCCGGCTGAAGCGCGGCGAGCCCGAGCCGGGCGAGGAGGGCGAAAGCCCACAGAGCGGCCCGGAGACGACGGAGCTGTTCGCACTCGACCGGAGCGAGCTGGCCATCTTGGGCGCCTTGTCGGTCGATCTCCGCGTTCCCGGGCTCCTCTTCGTCGCCGTCTCGACCCTCGGATCCAGCGTCGTCGCGGGCTATCTCTCCGCGCTCCAGGGGATCGCCTTCGCCGCCGTCACCGGCGTCGCGCTCGTCGGGCTGGCGCTCGCCTCGTGGGTCGTGGGCGCGGCCGCCTCCGTCGTCGAGTACTACGACTTCCGGCTCGTTCGCTCCGGCGACGAACTCCAGTACGAGCGCGGGCTGCTCCAGCGCTACGACGGGTCGATCCCGTTCGACAAGATCCAGACGCTGACGATCAGGGACAACCCCCTGAAGCGGCGGTTCGGCTACGCGACGCTGTACATCGAGACTGCCGGGTACGCGGCCGGCGGCTCGGACGGGCGCTCGCGGGGGTCGGAGGCGGCGATCCCGATCGCCGAGCGCGACCGCATCCTGGATCTCGTGGAGGCCCTAGAGCCCGTCGGCGACGTGGACTTTGAGCGCCCGCCGACCAGGGCGCGGCGGCGCTACCTCGTTCGGTACCTCCTCGTCGTCGGCGTCCTCGCGGCCGCGCTGTACGGGGCGCAGATGCTGCTGTCGCTTCCCGTTCCCTGGTGGCCGCCGCTCCTCCTGGCGCCGGTCGCGGTGTGGTTCGCGCACGCGACCTGGCGGCACCGGGGCCACTGGCTGGGCGACACCCACGTCGTCACGCGGAACGGCGTCCTCCGGCGGGAGACGAAGATCGTGCCCTACTACCGGATCCAGACGGTCATCGACTCGCGGAACGTCTTCCAGCGCCGCCTCGACCTGGCGACGGTGACGATCGACACCGCGGGCTCGCTGTCTTTGACCGGACAGGACGCCGCCGCGGTCGACGTCGCGGGCGCGCGGGCCGACGATCTCCGAGCGGAACTGGAAGCCCGACTCGGCCGCGCCGTCGACGCCTACCGGGCCGGCCGGGCGGGGATCGGCTTCGAAGACGAGGACCCCGCGGAATCGACAGCGGAAGACGGGAAGGCTGAGGAGAAGGACGACAGACCGACTGACGACAGCGAAGACGTCAGTTCGCCGAACGGTCCCGACAACTCGGTGGCGAGTCGCGATCAGAACGGAAACGGCGGGCCCGACGTCGAATAG